One Vitis vinifera cultivar Pinot Noir 40024 chromosome 8, ASM3070453v1 genomic window carries:
- the LOC100250439 gene encoding polcalcin Che a 3, translated as MADNPQDQEERERIFKRFDTNGDGKISSTELGDALKTLGSVSADEVQRMMQEIDTDGDGFISFDEFADFHRANRGLMKDVAKVF; from the coding sequence ATGGCAGATAACCCCCAAGACCAAGAGGAGAGGGAGAGAATCTTCAAAAGGTTTGACACCAATGGGGATGGGAAGATATCATCAACGGAGCTGGGCGATGCCCTAAAAACATTGGGTTCTGTTTCAGCAGATGAAGTTCAGCGTATGATGCAGGAGATTGACACGGATGGCGATggtttcatttcatttgatgaatttgcAGACTTCCACCGTGCCAACCGTGGCTTGATGAAGGATGTTGCTaaggttttttaa
- the LOC100245312 gene encoding xylan glycosyltransferase MUCI21, with product MVHHQRYHQLRKGEDDEEAQSLVDECGSAGYYKRTRPKLLALLFLSLLSCCFVLAPCLFSFPIYSFGEYDGPVAEMDAKTLCSSIANGTICCDRSAFRTDTCFMKGDVRTHSSSSSIFLYGSRNPNAFTDHVSSISGEGKEFEEEQLQHEKIKPYTRKWEASVMDTIDELHLISKKEGYGTHHHCDVHHDVPAVFFSTGGYTGNIYHEFNDGILPLYITSQHLNKRVVFVILEYHDWWITKYGDVISQLSDYPPIDFSGDNRTHCFPEAIVGLRIHDELTVDSSLVEGNESIRDFRNLLDQAYLPRIRSLIQAKEQKVQSKMKEDPSLPPSLKPPLETGKEEQVHQLKKPKLVVLSRTGARAITNEDLMVQMAKEIGFQVKVLRPNRATELAKIYRVLNSSDAMVGVHGAAMTHILFLQPGSVFIQVIPLGTEWPAETYYGEPAEKLGLKYMGYKILPRESSLYNEYAKDDPVLRDPDSLAKKGWEFTKRVYLDHQTVTLDLRRFRKQLVCAYDYYILKASRHSHFLSY from the exons ATGGTGCACCATCAGCGGTATCATCAGTTGAGGAAAGGCGAAGATGATGAAGAGGCACAGAGCCTTGTTGATGAGTGTGGAAGCGCTGGTTATTACAAGAGAACAAGGCCCAAGCTTCTTGCCTTACTTTTTCTGTCTCTGCTCTCTTGCTGCTTTGTCCTGGCCCCTTGCCTTTTCAGCTTTCCCATAT ATTCATTTGGAGAATATGATGGCCCTGTTGCTGAAATGGATGCGAAAACCCTTTGTTCTTCAATCGCAAATG GAACTATTTGCTGTGATAGAAGCGCCTTTCGTACAGATACATGTTTCATGAAAGGGGATGTAAGAACGCActcttcttcatcatcaatCTTCCTGTATGGTTCAAGAAACCCCAACGCCTTTACTGATCATGTTTCAAGCATATCTGGAGAAGGCAAGGAGTTTGAAGAAGAGCAACTCCAACACGAAAAGATCAAACCTTATACCCGAAAATGGGAAGCCAGTGTCATGGACACCATTGATGAATTACACCTTATCTCGAAAAAAGAGGGTTACGGCACTCACCATCACTGTGATGTCCACCATGATGTTCCAGCTGTGTTCTTCTCCACCGGAGGCTATACAGGTAACATATACCATGAATTCAATGATGGGATTCTTCCTTTGTATATAACTTCCCAGCATCTGAACAAGAGGGTTGTGTTTGTTATTCTTGAGTAccatgattggtggattactaAGTATGGAGACGTGATTTCGCAGTTATCAGATTACCCACCAATTGATTTTAGTGGAGATAACAGAACCCATTGTTTTCCAGAAGCGATTGTTGGTTTGAGGATCCATGATGAGCTCACTGTGGATTCTTCATTGGTGGAGGGAAATGAGAGCATCAGAGATTTCCGTAACCTTCTAGACCAGGCTTATTTGCCTAGAATCAGAAGTTTAATTCAAGCCAAGGAACAGAAAGTGCAGTCAAAAATGAAAGAGGATCCATCTTTACCACCATCACTAAAGCCCCCATTAGAAACAGGGAAAGAAGAGCAAGTACATCAGTTGAAGAAACCGAAATTGGTTGTACTGTCCCGAACTGGCGCCAGAGCCATAACTAATGAGGATTTGATGGTGCAAATGGCTAAGGAAATAGGGTTTCAAGTCAAAGTTCTGAGGCCCAATAGAGCCACTGAACTGGCCAAGATCTATAGGGTGCTAAATTCAAGTGATGCCATGGTTGGAGTCCATGGTGCTGCTATGACCCATATTCTGTTTCTGCAGCCTGGCTCTGTATTTATCCAAGTAATTCCTCTGGGAACAGAATGGCCGGCAGAAACTTACTATGGGGAACCTGCAGAGAAGCTTGGTTTAAAATACATGGGCTATAAGATTCTTCCAAGAGAGAGCTCATTGTACAATGAGTATGCTAAAGATGATCCTGTTCTGAGAGACCCAGACAGTCTAGCCAAAAAGGGATGGGAATTCACTAAGAGGGTATATCTGGATCACCAAACTGTGACATTGGACCTCAGAAGATTTCGGAAGCAGTTGGTTTGTGCCTATGACTACTACATCTTAAAAGCCTCGCGACACTCTCATTTTTTGTCATATTGA